A section of the Dehalobacter sp. DCM genome encodes:
- a CDS encoding ArsR/SmtB family transcription factor encodes MQSYNDDPEYYEEKAEILKVLSHPVRLCIVKGLIENGETNVMNMQNCLKVPQSTISQHLSALRSKDIIKGRRQGLEVYYSVQSLLAKDLVNVLFDNT; translated from the coding sequence ATGCAGTCTTATAATGACGATCCGGAGTATTATGAAGAAAAGGCGGAAATACTAAAAGTGCTTTCACACCCTGTTCGATTATGTATCGTCAAAGGGCTGATTGAAAATGGCGAAACAAATGTGATGAATATGCAGAATTGTCTTAAGGTTCCGCAGTCGACAATTTCCCAGCATCTTTCGGCGCTCCGGTCTAAAGACATCATCAAAGGGAGACGCCAGGGCTTGGAGGTATATTATTCAGTTCAGAGTCTGCTGGCTAAGGATCTGGTCAACGTGCTCTTTGACAATACCTGA
- a CDS encoding molybdopterin-dependent oxidoreductase encodes MAYDDKSKVKTYYKGLGLGAFGLNSNTVEVDVKDGKILRVRPLKIDKHYDRESLRPWTIKARGKEYHASLKTLIPPFSIVYKKRTYSPNRIPYPLKREDWDPNGERNPQNRGKSKFVRISWEEAANLIASEIRRVNKVYGPLSILAQGDGHGETKLVHGPHGCQTHLLELTGGFTWQVRNPDSWEGWYWGAKHMWGQDPLGQGSIGNLLWDMANNCGMVLFWGCDMETTPWGWGGQIASRYCFWLTELGVKQIYVCPDVNYGNAVHADKWIPVLPNTDSALHLAIMYTWLKEEIWDQDYIATHAVGFDVFKKYVLGEEDGIPKTPDWAEPICGVPARIIKALARKWHREATTIAHCNGGSLVRSTYSHEPARLEIACLAMQGLGKPGRNQMKFLEWNLMGLPDQMPAPASEFAPNPQDGYRGYINKQEPSFIPKTLIPKAILGDYTSDNPLTWHSYPVAGWPREDQFIEYRYPLLDANPIHMIWTDTPCWTTCWNGGNSMIEALRSEKIECVVAQHPWMENDCLFADILLPINTKFEELDMCTDNDNGNFCIACYEGQCIDSIGESKSDWEAVGEVAKALGLYEEFTHGLDIEGWIKKAFATSGLAEKITFEQFKENGYYAVPTKENWEDVPAGFENFCKNPEEYPLNTPTGKLEFYSEALASCFPDDTERMPYPRFVPFGESHQESLLHPRSEKYPYLIVSNHPRWRVHAQLDDVTWLREIPTCKVTGADGYQYEPVWINTRDAAKHGIQSGDVVKIITDRGWVLGGAYVTERIMPGVVYQDHGTRLDPIVAGESDRSGANNLICPTTITSKNCPGEVTSGYLVNIEKADLDALAKEYPEAFNREYVKGTGVSIMNWIKH; translated from the coding sequence TTGGCTTACGATGATAAAAGCAAAGTTAAAACGTATTATAAAGGATTGGGGTTAGGTGCATTTGGTTTAAACTCCAACACTGTCGAAGTCGATGTCAAGGACGGCAAAATCCTGCGAGTCCGGCCGCTTAAAATCGACAAGCATTATGACCGCGAATCCCTCCGCCCGTGGACTATCAAGGCTCGCGGCAAGGAATACCATGCTTCTCTGAAAACCCTGATTCCGCCTTTCAGCATTGTCTATAAGAAAAGAACCTACTCGCCCAACCGTATCCCCTACCCGCTAAAACGCGAAGATTGGGATCCCAATGGGGAACGCAATCCCCAGAACCGCGGCAAAAGCAAATTCGTCCGAATCTCCTGGGAGGAAGCAGCCAATCTGATCGCTTCCGAAATCAGACGGGTAAACAAAGTTTATGGCCCCCTGTCCATCTTAGCTCAGGGTGACGGTCATGGCGAAACCAAATTAGTCCACGGACCGCACGGCTGCCAGACCCATTTGCTGGAACTCACCGGCGGCTTTACCTGGCAGGTTCGCAATCCAGATAGCTGGGAAGGCTGGTACTGGGGAGCAAAGCATATGTGGGGACAGGATCCCCTCGGTCAGGGCTCCATTGGCAATCTGCTCTGGGATATGGCGAATAACTGCGGTATGGTCCTCTTCTGGGGCTGTGACATGGAAACGACACCCTGGGGTTGGGGCGGCCAAATTGCCAGCCGTTACTGCTTCTGGCTGACCGAACTCGGTGTTAAGCAGATCTACGTTTGCCCGGATGTGAATTATGGCAACGCCGTTCACGCTGATAAATGGATCCCGGTATTGCCCAATACCGACTCTGCCCTGCACCTGGCGATCATGTACACCTGGCTCAAAGAAGAGATTTGGGATCAGGATTACATTGCAACCCATGCCGTCGGTTTCGATGTCTTCAAAAAATATGTCCTTGGGGAAGAAGACGGCATCCCGAAGACCCCGGACTGGGCTGAACCCATCTGCGGCGTTCCTGCCCGCATCATCAAAGCCTTGGCCAGAAAATGGCATCGGGAAGCAACAACGATTGCCCACTGTAACGGCGGGTCGCTGGTTCGCTCTACTTATTCTCATGAACCAGCCCGTCTGGAAATAGCCTGCTTAGCGATGCAAGGACTCGGCAAACCGGGACGTAACCAGATGAAATTTTTAGAATGGAACCTGATGGGGCTTCCCGACCAGATGCCGGCGCCTGCTTCCGAATTTGCACCGAATCCGCAGGACGGCTATCGCGGCTATATCAACAAACAGGAACCTTCCTTTATTCCCAAGACCTTGATCCCCAAAGCGATCCTCGGGGATTATACTTCGGACAATCCGCTGACCTGGCATTCCTATCCGGTCGCCGGCTGGCCCAGAGAGGATCAGTTCATCGAATACCGCTATCCCCTTTTGGATGCCAATCCAATCCATATGATCTGGACAGACACGCCCTGCTGGACCACCTGCTGGAACGGCGGTAACTCGATGATTGAAGCCCTGCGCAGTGAAAAAATAGAGTGTGTCGTTGCTCAGCACCCCTGGATGGAAAACGACTGCCTGTTTGCGGATATCCTGCTGCCAATTAACACGAAATTTGAAGAACTGGATATGTGCACGGACAACGACAACGGCAATTTCTGTATCGCTTGCTATGAAGGACAGTGTATCGATTCTATCGGTGAATCCAAGAGTGACTGGGAAGCTGTGGGCGAAGTGGCCAAGGCTCTCGGCCTCTATGAAGAATTCACCCACGGTCTTGATATTGAAGGTTGGATCAAAAAGGCGTTTGCCACATCCGGTTTAGCAGAAAAAATTACATTTGAACAGTTTAAGGAAAACGGCTATTATGCTGTACCCACCAAGGAAAACTGGGAAGATGTTCCGGCGGGATTTGAAAACTTCTGTAAGAATCCGGAAGAGTACCCGTTAAATACGCCTACGGGTAAGCTGGAATTCTATTCCGAAGCCCTGGCCAGCTGTTTCCCGGATGATACCGAACGCATGCCGTACCCACGCTTTGTGCCTTTTGGCGAAAGCCATCAGGAAAGCCTGCTGCACCCCCGCAGTGAGAAATACCCTTATTTGATCGTTTCCAACCATCCACGCTGGCGTGTCCATGCCCAGCTGGACGATGTGACCTGGCTCAGAGAAATCCCGACCTGTAAAGTGACCGGAGCTGATGGCTATCAGTACGAGCCCGTTTGGATCAACACCCGGGATGCTGCAAAGCACGGAATTCAAAGCGGCGACGTGGTAAAGATCATCACCGACCGCGGTTGGGTCCTCGGTGGTGCGTATGTGACCGAACGGATCATGCCCGGAGTTGTCTATCAGGACCATGGTACACGCCTTGACCCGATCGTCGCCGGCGAGTCCGATCGTTCCGGTGCGAATAACCTGATCTGCCCGACGACTATCACCTCAAAGAATTGTCCCGGCGAGGTCACCAGCGGTTATTTGGTCAATATCGAGAAAGCTGATCTTGACGCGCTGGCCAAAGAATACCCCGAGGCATTTAATCGCGAGTATGTCAAAGGCACCGGTGTCAGCATCATGAACTGGATCAAACACTGA
- a CDS encoding uroporphyrinogen decarboxylase family protein — translation MLTKRQNLLETIKGGNPDRFVKQHEFLNMIPEAAFTMAGIPYIPGNTGIDPWGVTWQYPEGQIGAFPVHDAEHTVLKDISQWQKYVKKPIIPTSDEAWAPALAHAKAIDRREEFLTAMVYPGVFDMTHNLMGMEQALMAFYEEPEAMHDLLACITEFYLDFARTVIDRLHPDALFQHDDWGSSINSFLSPEMFIEFIVPCYKKIYGFYKANGVQLIVHHSDSYAANLVPAMIEMGIDIFQGVMNSNNIPELIQKYGGKISFMGGIQSGDVDAPGWTKKIVAEAVESTCRANGKHYFIPCITHAGPMSHFPSVYEAINTEIDRMSKLMF, via the coding sequence ATGTTAACCAAACGGCAAAATCTCTTAGAGACCATAAAAGGCGGAAACCCCGATCGTTTTGTCAAACAGCATGAATTCTTAAATATGATCCCGGAAGCCGCTTTTACCATGGCGGGAATACCTTACATTCCCGGTAATACCGGAATAGACCCCTGGGGTGTAACCTGGCAGTACCCGGAAGGACAAATCGGAGCCTTTCCGGTTCATGATGCTGAGCATACCGTCCTTAAGGATATTTCCCAATGGCAAAAATATGTGAAAAAACCCATTATCCCAACTTCGGATGAGGCTTGGGCCCCTGCTCTTGCTCATGCTAAGGCCATCGATCGCCGTGAGGAATTTTTAACCGCTATGGTTTATCCCGGTGTTTTTGATATGACCCACAACCTGATGGGAATGGAGCAGGCGTTGATGGCTTTTTACGAAGAGCCCGAAGCCATGCATGATCTTCTGGCCTGTATTACGGAATTTTATTTGGATTTTGCCCGGACTGTTATCGACAGGTTGCATCCGGACGCCCTCTTCCAGCACGATGATTGGGGCAGCAGCATCAATTCTTTCCTGTCGCCGGAAATGTTCATTGAATTTATTGTACCGTGTTACAAGAAAATCTATGGTTTCTATAAAGCCAACGGGGTTCAGCTGATCGTGCATCACAGTGATTCGTATGCAGCCAATCTGGTGCCCGCGATGATTGAGATGGGAATTGATATTTTTCAGGGTGTTATGAACAGTAACAATATCCCCGAGCTGATCCAAAAATACGGCGGAAAAATATCCTTTATGGGCGGAATCCAAAGCGGCGACGTCGATGCCCCCGGCTGGACAAAGAAAATTGTGGCCGAAGCGGTTGAAAGCACTTGCCGGGCTAATGGAAAACACTATTTTATTCCTTGCATCACTCATGCTGGGCCGATGAGCCATTTCCCAAGCGTCTATGAGGCGATCAACACGGAAATTGACAGAATGAGTAAACTTATGTTTTAA
- a CDS encoding MarR family winged helix-turn-helix transcriptional regulator — protein sequence MNNIYGTLNELLVKLFNNILHIEELALKAGEFNDLTINEIHVIEAIGLDRRNMSSVAKDLDITIGTLTISINNLYNKGYVNRTRGNEDRRIVFISLTDKGQRVYSHHAAFHEEMIKTTISKLNEEEMAVLVSALGNINIYFKEKYNTNKKG from the coding sequence ATGAATAATATTTATGGAACACTAAATGAACTGTTAGTAAAATTATTCAACAATATTTTGCATATTGAAGAGCTGGCACTCAAAGCGGGTGAGTTCAATGATTTAACAATCAATGAGATCCATGTTATCGAGGCTATTGGTTTAGATCGGCGTAATATGTCTTCCGTAGCCAAAGATCTGGATATTACAATTGGAACATTGACCATTTCGATTAATAACCTTTATAATAAAGGCTATGTTAACCGGACCCGTGGTAATGAGGACAGAAGAATTGTGTTTATATCACTTACGGATAAGGGACAGCGAGTTTACAGTCATCACGCTGCTTTTCACGAAGAAATGATCAAGACAACGATATCCAAACTAAACGAAGAAGAAATGGCGGTCCTGGTTTCTGCATTAGGTAATATCAACATCTATTTCAAGGAAAAATATAATACGAATAAAAAGGGCTAA
- a CDS encoding CoA-disulfide reductase, whose protein sequence is MNKKIVIVGGVAGGATTAARLRRLDENSEIILLERGEHISFANCGLPYFIGGVIKGRDKLLVQTVKGMTDRFRIDIRIKSEVTAINRQDKKIEIKNLSTGQVYEESYDILILSPGASPIVPGIEGITGNPRVFSLRTIPDAEAIDHFIDQYQARTAVVVGGGFIGLEMAENLKERNLDVYLVEATEQVQPALDYEMASLLHTHLQDKGIRLVLKDSVVKLDGSRVFLQSRQQIEADMIIMAIGVRPENMLAVKAGLEIGERGAIRVNDYLQTSDESIYAIGDAIEVKHYITGQPTNIPLAWPANRQGRLLADNLYGTPKPYRGTLGTSVAKVFDLTAASTGINEKQAIKLGLKYRVIHIHPNSHAGYYPGSTVLDMKLIFTEEGKILGAQAVGYKGAEKRIDVIATAIKGNLTVYDLQDLELAYAPPYSSGKDPVNMIGYAAANILDNKVKTIQYHEIDAVVAAGNILVDVRQPEEIELGKISGSINIPLPELRSRLGELPKDKPIYLTCQIGLRGYIAARILAQHGFEPINLDGGFRTYSSVNWAAETKDKEMIKVDDTGKAIAEATTEQITADRVIDCCGLQCPGPIKQVFENMKTLQDGQVLEILVTDPGFARDIEAWCSKTGNTLIKSETTADYTKAYLRKGNSRSENQTIALPEQSAVTEVTDKPKGATLIVFEQNMDKALASFIIATGAASMGKEVTMFFTFWGLNILKKHNAPTVSKDALEKAFGIMMPRGPRKLPISNMNMGGMGSKMIKYVMKKKNVDTLEDLLHNAMDMGIKLVACSMSMDVMGIKKEELIDGIEIGGVATMLAKAEESNLNLFF, encoded by the coding sequence ATGAATAAGAAAATTGTGATTGTCGGAGGGGTCGCAGGCGGGGCGACAACAGCAGCGAGGCTCAGGCGGCTTGATGAAAATTCAGAGATCATTCTTTTGGAGAGAGGAGAGCATATTTCATTTGCCAATTGCGGACTGCCGTATTTTATTGGCGGTGTAATCAAAGGAAGAGATAAACTGCTTGTTCAAACCGTAAAAGGTATGACCGACCGATTCCGTATCGATATCCGGATTAAATCAGAAGTGACGGCTATTAATCGGCAGGATAAAAAGATTGAAATCAAGAATCTGTCGACAGGTCAGGTCTATGAAGAAAGTTATGATATTTTAATTCTATCTCCCGGCGCAAGTCCGATTGTTCCTGGAATCGAAGGAATTACTGGAAATCCCCGGGTGTTTTCACTGCGGACAATTCCGGATGCCGAAGCGATCGATCATTTTATTGACCAATATCAAGCCAGAACAGCCGTAGTTGTCGGTGGAGGTTTTATCGGACTGGAGATGGCTGAGAATCTAAAGGAAAGGAACCTTGATGTTTATTTGGTTGAAGCAACGGAGCAAGTCCAACCTGCTCTCGATTATGAAATGGCATCCCTGCTTCACACCCATCTACAGGATAAAGGCATCCGGTTAGTTTTAAAAGATAGTGTTGTCAAGCTGGACGGATCCCGGGTATTTCTTCAGAGCAGGCAGCAGATCGAAGCCGATATGATTATAATGGCGATCGGTGTGCGCCCGGAAAATATGTTAGCCGTTAAGGCTGGATTGGAAATAGGAGAAAGAGGCGCTATTCGGGTCAACGACTATCTGCAGACCAGCGACGAATCTATATATGCTATCGGTGATGCCATCGAGGTGAAGCATTACATTACCGGACAGCCGACAAATATTCCGTTAGCCTGGCCGGCTAATCGTCAAGGAAGACTTTTGGCCGATAATTTATATGGCACTCCGAAGCCGTATCGCGGTACTTTGGGAACATCTGTCGCGAAGGTTTTTGATCTTACAGCGGCTTCTACGGGAATTAATGAGAAACAAGCTATTAAACTTGGTTTAAAGTATCGCGTTATTCATATCCACCCCAATTCTCATGCCGGCTATTATCCGGGATCCACAGTATTGGATATGAAGCTGATCTTTACTGAGGAAGGAAAAATCCTCGGAGCACAGGCGGTTGGATATAAGGGCGCTGAAAAGAGGATCGATGTCATCGCCACAGCCATTAAAGGCAATCTTACCGTCTATGATTTACAGGATCTCGAGCTGGCTTATGCGCCGCCGTATTCCTCCGGAAAGGATCCCGTGAATATGATCGGTTATGCTGCGGCTAATATTCTTGACAATAAGGTTAAAACCATCCAATACCATGAAATTGATGCTGTTGTTGCTGCAGGAAATATTCTGGTAGATGTTCGACAGCCCGAAGAAATTGAGTTGGGTAAAATAAGCGGTTCGATCAATATTCCCCTGCCGGAGCTTAGGTCCAGGCTGGGTGAACTTCCCAAAGATAAACCCATCTACCTGACGTGCCAGATCGGACTCAGAGGATATATTGCGGCACGGATTCTCGCTCAGCATGGATTTGAACCCATCAACCTGGACGGTGGTTTTCGGACCTATTCCAGCGTCAACTGGGCAGCAGAGACAAAGGATAAAGAGATGATTAAAGTCGATGATACGGGAAAGGCTATTGCTGAAGCCACGACGGAACAAATAACGGCAGACCGAGTGATCGACTGCTGCGGACTTCAATGTCCCGGACCAATCAAACAGGTATTTGAGAATATGAAAACGCTGCAGGACGGCCAGGTGCTGGAAATCCTCGTCACCGATCCGGGTTTTGCCAGGGATATTGAAGCTTGGTGCAGTAAAACGGGTAACACCTTAATTAAGTCTGAGACGACGGCAGACTATACAAAAGCATATCTGCGAAAGGGAAATTCCAGGTCGGAAAACCAGACGATAGCATTACCTGAACAATCTGCTGTTACCGAAGTGACAGACAAACCAAAAGGTGCCACACTAATTGTATTTGAACAAAATATGGATAAAGCATTGGCATCGTTTATTATCGCTACCGGGGCTGCTTCTATGGGGAAAGAAGTGACCATGTTCTTCACTTTCTGGGGTTTAAATATACTCAAAAAGCACAATGCACCAACGGTTAGCAAGGATGCTCTGGAGAAAGCTTTTGGGATCATGATGCCGCGCGGTCCAAGAAAGCTGCCCATATCCAATATGAATATGGGCGGTATGGGTTCCAAAATGATCAAATATGTGATGAAAAAGAAAAACGTCGATACGCTGGAGGATCTTCTGCATAATGCCATGGACATGGGAATCAAACTGGTTGCCTGCTCGATGTCCATGGATGTCATGGGCATTAAGAAGGAAGAACTAATCGACGGTATTGAGATCGGCGGTGTAGCCACCATGCTGGCCAAAGCCGAGGAATCGAACCTAAATCTGTTTTTCTAA
- a CDS encoding 4Fe-4S dicluster domain-containing protein, whose protein sequence is MKVFVIDMAKCNGCYGCQLACKDEHVNNDWMPYAKPQPDTGHFWMRIEETVHGQVPKVKLEYRPVSCMHCDKPACIEASNGAVYKREDGLVIIDPVKAEGNKELVNACPYHTIYWNEELNVAQKCTGCAHLVDEGKSPRCADFCATGALRFGEEADFAAEIANAEVLEPELGQKPRVYYLNLPKYFIGGDVWDRADNEIIENAVVTLKGKNGCEMTVKTDDFGDFWFKKLNAGNYSLTIEADGYKSVSVDHIRLEKSLNLGDFPLEK, encoded by the coding sequence ATGAAAGTATTTGTTATCGATATGGCCAAATGCAATGGCTGCTACGGCTGCCAACTGGCCTGTAAAGATGAACACGTGAACAACGATTGGATGCCTTATGCCAAACCCCAGCCGGATACCGGTCATTTTTGGATGCGAATTGAGGAAACCGTCCATGGCCAAGTCCCAAAAGTCAAATTGGAATACCGCCCTGTCTCCTGTATGCACTGTGATAAACCCGCCTGTATCGAAGCAAGCAACGGTGCCGTTTACAAACGCGAAGACGGTTTGGTCATTATCGATCCCGTCAAAGCAGAAGGCAATAAAGAGCTTGTCAACGCCTGCCCCTACCACACCATCTATTGGAACGAAGAACTCAATGTTGCGCAGAAATGCACCGGCTGTGCGCACCTTGTTGATGAAGGCAAATCGCCTCGCTGCGCAGACTTCTGTGCCACTGGCGCACTGCGTTTTGGCGAAGAAGCTGACTTTGCTGCGGAAATTGCCAATGCAGAGGTTCTTGAGCCCGAACTTGGACAGAAGCCGCGCGTTTATTATCTCAATTTGCCAAAATATTTCATCGGCGGCGATGTCTGGGACCGTGCTGACAATGAGATTATTGAAAACGCCGTCGTTACACTCAAAGGCAAAAACGGCTGCGAAATGACCGTCAAAACCGACGACTTCGGTGATTTCTGGTTTAAGAAACTCAATGCGGGCAATTATTCTCTAACCATCGAGGCCGACGGTTACAAAAGCGTTTCCGTAGATCATATCCGGTTGGAGAAGAGCCTGAACCTCGGCGATTTCCCGTTAGAAAAATAA
- a CDS encoding DegV family protein: MAVKIITDSTSDIPKHVADHYGISIVPLKVLFGDQEYRDGIDLTNEEFYIKLSQHRELPKTAQVNPGEFVEAFSKYLNNGDAVIGIFISSQLSGTYNSAVMAKEILNNDKLYIIDSKSATFGLGHLVIEAAEMAFQGIEAEDIFKQIEVLKNQIAFYGVIDTLEYLKKGGRLSATSAIAGSILGIKPIISLINGAVAVIGKARGRKRAFLWMLDHLKQNQVDLTDKRVCIAHAASPESLEELKQLIRDNFKTKEIIDFSLGPVIGTHTGPGCIGFCCFT; the protein is encoded by the coding sequence TTGGCAGTTAAGATTATTACGGACAGCACAAGTGATATACCTAAGCACGTAGCTGATCACTATGGAATTTCAATCGTACCTCTTAAAGTGCTTTTTGGTGATCAAGAATATCGCGATGGAATTGACTTAACCAATGAGGAGTTCTATATAAAACTTTCGCAGCATAGGGAGCTGCCAAAGACGGCTCAGGTTAATCCGGGCGAGTTTGTGGAAGCATTCAGCAAGTATCTCAATAACGGCGATGCAGTTATCGGTATCTTTATTTCCTCCCAATTAAGCGGAACGTATAATTCCGCGGTGATGGCCAAGGAGATATTAAATAATGACAAATTGTATATCATCGATTCAAAGAGTGCCACCTTCGGACTTGGGCACTTAGTTATCGAAGCGGCAGAAATGGCTTTTCAAGGGATAGAGGCTGAAGATATTTTTAAGCAAATAGAAGTACTTAAAAATCAGATTGCTTTTTATGGTGTTATTGACACGTTGGAATATTTGAAAAAGGGCGGGAGACTATCAGCTACGAGTGCTATCGCCGGAAGCATCCTCGGGATCAAACCTATCATATCCCTTATTAACGGGGCAGTTGCCGTTATAGGAAAAGCGCGAGGCAGGAAGAGAGCTTTTCTTTGGATGTTAGACCATCTTAAACAAAACCAAGTGGATTTAACGGACAAACGGGTTTGTATCGCACATGCTGCATCGCCAGAAAGTTTGGAAGAGTTAAAACAACTGATACGAGATAACTTTAAAACTAAGGAAATCATTGATTTTTCGCTGGGACCGGTTATTGGGACGCATACAGGTCCCGGCTGTATTGGTTTTTGTTGCTTTACATAA